In the genome of Paenibacillus sp. FSL R5-0766, one region contains:
- a CDS encoding alpha-galactosidase translates to MSIYINQKKLQFHLQTREASYVFQVLPSGYLVHLYYGKKLRDTDLSWLHVRTERASFSPNPVPEDRTISFDTLAVELPVYGTSDFRNPAIQLELENGSTVSEFTYTDHRLVKGKTALTGLPATYVESDDEAETLVIELEDRVAGIKIELSYTAFTAFNAITRSMRIVNESATSVNVVRALSSSVDFPHADYELLQLSGAWTRERDIVRRPLASGLQGIESRRGSSSHQQNPFIALMTPGTDEDQGEVYGFSLVYSGSFTAQAEVDQFHTTRVSLGINPFEFSWKLEPQEAFQTPETVMVYSAAGLDGMSQSYHELYRERLARGKFRNAERPVLVNNWEATYFGFNADKIEQIARAGQKLGIELFVLDDGWFGHRDSDNSSLGDWIVDKNKLPQGLDDLANRVTGLDMQFGLWFEPEMISPDSELYRAHPDWCLHVPDRRRTEGRQQLVLDFSRQDVRDEIVRMLTDVLGSAPITYVKWDMNRNMTEVGSALLPADRQRETAHRYMLGLYDVMERITSAFPNILFESCSGGGGRFDPGMLYYMPQTWTSDNTDAISRLRIQYGTSLVYPVSSMGSHISAVPNHQVNRITSLEIRGHVAMSGNFGYELDLTKFTEEENDIVKAQVELYKEIRGTVQYGTFRRLLSPFEGNETAWMFIAPDGSEAVVFYFRVLSEPNAPLQRLKLKGLDPNADYRLKGGSETFTGDALMYGGISVGSASGDYLSEMFRFERV, encoded by the coding sequence ATGAGCATTTACATCAATCAAAAGAAACTTCAGTTTCATTTACAGACCCGCGAGGCCAGTTACGTATTCCAAGTACTGCCCTCAGGATATTTGGTGCATTTGTATTATGGCAAAAAATTACGCGACACCGATCTGAGCTGGTTGCATGTTCGTACAGAACGAGCATCTTTCAGTCCGAACCCGGTACCAGAGGACCGTACAATTTCATTTGATACATTGGCAGTGGAACTACCCGTGTATGGCACGAGTGATTTCCGTAATCCTGCAATCCAATTGGAACTTGAGAATGGCTCGACAGTTTCGGAGTTTACGTATACAGACCATCGATTGGTCAAAGGAAAGACAGCGCTTACCGGACTGCCAGCAACGTATGTTGAATCCGATGATGAAGCAGAGACGCTGGTTATTGAGTTGGAAGACCGCGTTGCAGGCATTAAAATCGAGCTTTCCTATACAGCCTTTACGGCATTTAATGCGATTACACGCTCCATGCGTATCGTTAATGAGAGCGCTACCTCAGTGAATGTGGTGCGCGCGCTCAGTTCTTCTGTTGATTTCCCGCATGCAGATTATGAATTGTTGCAATTGTCAGGAGCTTGGACACGGGAACGTGATATCGTTCGCAGACCGCTTGCGTCAGGCCTGCAAGGGATTGAGAGCCGTCGCGGTTCAAGCAGTCACCAGCAGAATCCATTTATTGCGCTGATGACACCAGGCACGGATGAAGACCAAGGTGAAGTTTACGGATTCAGTCTCGTCTATAGTGGCAGTTTCACTGCACAGGCTGAAGTGGATCAGTTCCACACGACCCGTGTGTCACTCGGAATCAATCCGTTCGAGTTCAGCTGGAAGCTGGAGCCGCAAGAAGCGTTCCAGACACCTGAGACGGTTATGGTGTACTCGGCTGCAGGTTTGGACGGCATGTCACAGTCCTACCACGAATTGTATCGGGAGCGTCTTGCGCGTGGTAAGTTCCGTAATGCGGAACGTCCGGTTCTGGTCAATAACTGGGAAGCAACCTACTTTGGATTCAATGCGGACAAGATTGAACAGATCGCTCGTGCTGGACAGAAGCTGGGTATTGAGCTGTTTGTCTTGGATGATGGCTGGTTTGGACACCGGGACAGTGACAACTCCTCGCTGGGGGACTGGATTGTAGATAAAAACAAATTGCCACAGGGACTGGATGATCTGGCTAACCGCGTAACAGGTCTGGATATGCAGTTTGGATTGTGGTTTGAGCCTGAGATGATCTCACCAGACAGTGAGCTGTACCGAGCGCACCCGGACTGGTGTCTGCATGTGCCAGATCGTCGCCGGACAGAAGGACGTCAACAACTGGTACTCGACTTCTCTCGTCAGGATGTACGTGATGAGATTGTGCGCATGTTAACAGACGTACTTGGTTCTGCACCAATCACTTATGTGAAATGGGACATGAACCGCAATATGACGGAAGTGGGTTCTGCGTTGCTTCCGGCAGATAGACAGCGTGAGACCGCGCATCGTTACATGCTCGGACTGTATGACGTTATGGAACGAATCACTTCGGCGTTCCCGAACATTCTGTTCGAAAGCTGTTCAGGTGGTGGTGGCCGCTTCGATCCAGGTATGCTGTATTACATGCCACAGACGTGGACAAGTGATAACACGGATGCTATATCTCGCCTGCGGATTCAATACGGTACGAGTCTTGTATACCCGGTAAGTTCGATGGGATCGCATATCTCAGCGGTACCGAATCATCAGGTCAACCGGATCACTTCGCTTGAGATTCGGGGACATGTTGCGATGTCGGGCAACTTTGGGTACGAGCTGGACCTGACAAAATTCACGGAGGAAGAGAACGACATCGTGAAAGCCCAGGTTGAGCTGTACAAGGAGATTCGTGGAACGGTTCAATATGGAACATTCCGCCGTTTGCTCAGTCCATTTGAAGGCAATGAGACGGCGTGGATGTTTATTGCACCGGACGGAAGCGAAGCTGTTGTATTCTACTTCCGCGTGCTCTCTGAGCCTAATGCGCCACTTCAGCGCCTGAAGTTGAAAGGATTGGACCCTAATGCAGATTACCGTCTGAAAGGCGGATCGGAGACCTTTACCGGCGATGCCCTCATGTATGGCGGTATTTCGGTAGGCAGTGCATCAGGAGACTATCTGAGCGAAATGTTCCGGTTCGAGCGCGTCTAG
- a CDS encoding serine hydrolase, giving the protein MTTTKLRTSLEGMDEFIDEQLQLWNGVGTAVAVIHKDEVIWQKGYGYRDMESKLKVTPNTLFAIGSSTKAFTAATAALLVDQGILDWDTPVKSYMKDFKMFDPIATERITIRDMLCHRSGLPRHELVWYNSPRTREELVRTLQYLEPNQDFRNKWQYQNLMYMTAGYLVGQLNETSWEQMVHKTLFNPLGMNSSLFSVEKMQLQPDYAYPYMEKDGQNTRIPFRAIDAIGPAGSINSNLIDMIAWLQFQLHQGQWEGTSLISKEQMKIMHSPQMPSDSPFISQELPMSTYGLGWMIEPYRGHAMIHHGGAIDGFASQVAFLPEEQIGIVVLSNTNGSIIPYTVAFHIMDQLLGLEPVNWSFKLSKLMGKESTETEANPENPLEVPIQADTAVEENIEEPHIIPCDRPYTSYAGIYTHPGYGEMSIQETTDGLQATFNAIEMPMEYTGKDTFSVEFVLFGLKITYTFTLNESSEVAQSISIPLLLEPGTKPIEFTRVS; this is encoded by the coding sequence ATGACGACAACAAAGCTTCGCACATCACTGGAAGGAATGGATGAATTCATCGACGAGCAGCTTCAATTATGGAATGGTGTCGGCACAGCGGTGGCTGTGATCCATAAGGATGAAGTCATCTGGCAAAAGGGCTACGGTTATCGTGACATGGAATCCAAACTTAAAGTTACCCCTAATACGTTGTTTGCCATCGGTTCAAGTACCAAAGCCTTTACCGCAGCAACCGCTGCTCTGCTTGTGGATCAGGGGATACTCGACTGGGATACCCCTGTGAAGTCGTATATGAAAGACTTCAAGATGTTTGATCCGATCGCAACAGAACGTATAACTATTCGCGACATGCTGTGTCATCGTTCCGGTCTTCCAAGGCATGAGTTGGTATGGTACAACTCCCCGCGTACAAGAGAAGAACTTGTTCGAACATTACAGTATCTGGAGCCAAATCAGGATTTCCGAAACAAATGGCAGTATCAGAACCTGATGTACATGACGGCAGGTTATCTGGTTGGACAGCTCAATGAAACTTCGTGGGAGCAGATGGTTCATAAGACTCTATTTAATCCGTTGGGTATGAACTCAAGTCTGTTCTCTGTTGAAAAAATGCAACTTCAGCCTGACTATGCTTACCCTTATATGGAGAAGGATGGTCAGAATACGAGAATACCTTTTCGAGCCATTGATGCCATAGGACCTGCTGGTTCCATTAACAGCAATCTAATCGATATGATTGCATGGCTTCAATTCCAGTTGCATCAAGGTCAATGGGAAGGAACGTCATTGATATCTAAGGAACAGATGAAGATTATGCATAGTCCTCAGATGCCCAGTGATTCGCCGTTTATAAGCCAAGAACTGCCTATGAGTACATATGGTCTGGGTTGGATGATTGAGCCTTATCGTGGACATGCCATGATTCATCATGGTGGGGCTATTGATGGCTTTGCATCACAAGTTGCCTTTTTGCCAGAGGAGCAGATTGGAATCGTGGTTCTGAGTAATACCAACGGAAGTATAATTCCGTATACGGTTGCTTTTCATATCATGGATCAACTGCTTGGATTAGAGCCCGTCAATTGGAGTTTCAAATTGAGCAAATTAATGGGGAAAGAATCAACAGAAACGGAGGCTAATCCGGAGAATCCTCTGGAAGTGCCTATTCAAGCAGACACTGCCGTTGAGGAAAATATTGAAGAACCTCACATCATACCTTGTGATCGCCCTTACACCTCTTATGCGGGTATTTACACGCATCCTGGTTATGGCGAGATGTCGATTCAAGAGACAACGGACGGGTTGCAAGCAACCTTTAACGCCATTGAAATGCCCATGGAATACACGGGGAAAGATACGTTTTCCGTCGAATTTGTGTTATTCGGTCTGAAGATCACGTATACGTTTACCCTCAATGAATCTTCAGAAGTTGCTCAATCCATCTCCATTCCTTTGTTGCTTGAACCGGGTACAAAGCCTATTGAATTCACCAGGGTTTCGTAA
- a CDS encoding outer membrane lipoprotein-sorting protein: protein MRRISWMLAMVLVLSALLAACGKKDAAAVVKDLNEVVGEMESYQGAGVMTLHTGDTPQQYKVEVWHQKPSYYRIALTNAKKDVTQIVLRNDEGVFVLTPSQNKSFRFQSNWPDNQGQVYLYETLIRSITGDTTRQFADEKESYVFDVAANYNTHALVRQKIWLNKSDYAPKQVEVSDSNANVVVDVKFDSFKFGAAFEKDAFDMQRNMTAATKEGGQTGTDSGVTPAEQTGEGGKEPANPQTAPEPDGAVTDGQTGVGGDTEQQGTEGAATGQEGEEPTLAEPEGADSFGVIQPTYAPEGVQLKDDQILEEAGDYSVMLRYEGTYNYTIFEARPQDRAVSLAPSSVVDLGFTLGMISGDALKTLTWMTDGIEYRITSADLPQNEMARIATSMQEESGK, encoded by the coding sequence ATGCGCCGAATATCATGGATGCTTGCCATGGTATTGGTCTTATCGGCCTTACTTGCCGCCTGCGGGAAGAAGGATGCGGCAGCTGTGGTCAAAGATCTGAACGAAGTCGTAGGAGAGATGGAAAGTTACCAGGGGGCAGGCGTGATGACGCTGCATACCGGAGATACGCCGCAGCAGTACAAGGTCGAGGTATGGCATCAGAAGCCTTCCTATTATCGTATTGCGTTAACGAATGCCAAAAAGGATGTAACACAGATTGTACTGCGTAACGATGAAGGTGTGTTTGTTCTGACGCCGAGCCAGAACAAGAGCTTCCGTTTTCAGAGCAATTGGCCAGATAATCAGGGACAGGTATATCTCTATGAAACATTGATTCGGAGCATTACGGGGGATACAACCCGTCAGTTTGCGGATGAGAAGGAGAGCTATGTTTTTGATGTAGCTGCCAATTATAATACACATGCACTCGTCAGACAGAAGATCTGGCTGAACAAAAGTGATTACGCACCGAAACAGGTTGAGGTATCCGACTCCAATGCCAATGTGGTCGTGGATGTGAAGTTTGATTCCTTCAAATTTGGTGCTGCATTTGAGAAAGACGCCTTTGACATGCAACGTAACATGACAGCAGCTACAAAAGAGGGCGGCCAAACAGGAACGGATTCTGGTGTAACTCCTGCGGAGCAAACAGGTGAGGGCGGTAAAGAACCTGCCAATCCTCAGACTGCGCCTGAACCTGATGGAGCCGTTACTGATGGACAGACGGGTGTAGGTGGGGACACAGAGCAGCAAGGTACAGAAGGTGCTGCAACAGGTCAGGAAGGCGAAGAGCCAACACTCGCAGAACCGGAAGGTGCAGACAGCTTCGGAGTAATTCAGCCGACCTATGCGCCAGAAGGTGTGCAGCTCAAGGACGATCAGATTCTGGAAGAAGCGGGAGACTATTCGGTTATGCTTCGTTATGAAGGAACATATAATTACACGATATTCGAAGCCAGACCACAGGATCGAGCTGTATCACTTGCTCCATCCAGTGTAGTAGATCTTGGATTCACACTGGGGATGATCAGCGGAGATGCATTGAAGACTCTGACATGGATGACAGATGGCATAGAATATCGGATCACCAGTGCCGACCTGCCTCAGAACGAAATGGCACGCATTGCAACATCGATGCAGGAAGAGTCAGGCAAATGA
- a CDS encoding ribbon-helix-helix protein, CopG family — MANLQNTKRIMISLPDYLLQEVDGIVALENSNRSELIRQAMKLYLTERKKRYIRETMQRGYMEMAKINLTMASEAFHAEEDADSTLDRLVSGV, encoded by the coding sequence GTGGCCAACTTGCAGAACACGAAGCGGATCATGATCAGTTTACCTGATTATCTTTTGCAGGAAGTGGATGGCATCGTAGCGCTGGAGAATTCCAACCGCAGCGAATTGATTAGGCAGGCTATGAAGCTGTATTTAACGGAGCGTAAGAAACGTTACATCCGTGAAACGATGCAGCGAGGGTACATGGAGATGGCAAAAATCAATCTGACCATGGCATCCGAAGCCTTTCATGCGGAGGAAGATGCGGACAGCACTCTGGACCGCTTAGTTAGCGGGGTGTAG
- a CDS encoding MFS transporter, with product MTSGKEEKRLMKYADLHPNIRIRIITDFFTDLTQKSIIPFMAIYLSIQIGAGLAGLLLTVNIVASMIVGLWAGYWSDRIGRKKLMVIAQSLQVVALLGLAIANSPWMDSIIVTCLMFLLSSLSSGITVPIANAMIVDVSSEHERHYVYGLQYWTTNVAVTFGALMGGLFFESFRFLLFSLVCLESLATLFILIFMIRETMDKRVFGCDDTPIQRNILKTYWAVFQDKRFMIFFTATVLAVSLEFQLDKYIAVRLKNEFTAQLFGSDVSGLHMFSLIMVINTVMVALVAIPFSRWIGRFQSRSIMTVGMLLYTAGFTVLAFSNWAWLLISSAILLTIGELMYAPVRQVMLAGMIPDSDRAAYMAADGLSYNAAALLGSLGLTIGAFLPSYAMAGLYVLMGLGALIFFRMLLRKAEEQNQHLPCADAS from the coding sequence ATGACCAGTGGGAAGGAAGAAAAACGACTTATGAAATACGCCGATCTGCACCCGAACATCAGGATACGTATCATTACTGATTTTTTCACCGATCTGACCCAGAAGTCCATCATTCCATTCATGGCGATCTATCTGAGTATTCAGATTGGCGCAGGTTTGGCGGGGTTGTTATTGACTGTCAATATTGTGGCGTCCATGATTGTGGGATTGTGGGCAGGATATTGGTCTGACCGGATTGGACGGAAGAAATTGATGGTGATCGCACAAAGTCTCCAGGTCGTGGCTCTACTCGGCTTAGCCATCGCCAACTCGCCGTGGATGGATTCGATCATCGTCACTTGTCTCATGTTTCTGCTCAGCAGTCTCAGTTCAGGAATTACCGTGCCGATTGCTAATGCCATGATTGTCGACGTGAGCAGTGAACATGAACGTCATTATGTATATGGGTTGCAATATTGGACAACAAACGTTGCTGTAACTTTTGGTGCACTGATGGGCGGGCTATTTTTCGAATCATTTCGTTTCCTATTGTTCAGTCTGGTATGCCTTGAAAGCCTAGCTACCCTGTTTATTTTGATCTTTATGATTCGTGAAACAATGGATAAACGTGTATTTGGTTGTGACGATACTCCCATCCAGAGGAACATACTGAAAACGTACTGGGCGGTCTTTCAGGACAAACGTTTCATGATATTTTTCACGGCTACTGTACTTGCAGTCTCCCTGGAATTTCAGTTGGATAAATACATCGCTGTTCGGCTAAAAAATGAATTCACCGCTCAACTGTTCGGCTCAGATGTCTCAGGTCTGCATATGTTCAGCCTGATCATGGTCATCAACACCGTAATGGTCGCCTTGGTTGCCATTCCATTCTCCAGATGGATAGGTCGCTTCCAGTCCCGATCTATTATGACTGTTGGTATGCTCCTCTACACCGCAGGTTTCACCGTACTTGCTTTCAGTAACTGGGCCTGGTTACTCATCTCATCCGCTATATTGCTAACCATTGGAGAGTTGATGTACGCCCCTGTTCGTCAGGTCATGCTCGCGGGTATGATTCCAGATTCGGACCGTGCTGCCTATATGGCTGCTGACGGGTTGAGTTACAACGCTGCTGCCCTTCTTGGCAGTCTCGGGTTAACCATTGGAGCCTTTCTTCCCTCCTATGCGATGGCTGGCCTGTATGTCCTGATGGGGCTTGGAGCGCTCATCTTTTTCCGAATGTTACTTCGGAAGGCAGAGGAACAGAATCAACATCTGCCGTGTGCAGATGCATCTTGA
- a CDS encoding ABC transporter substrate-binding protein, translating to MDVSEHYIQLRVNFPHVQDEQEVHTKIGELADLLCCTMRNMNLIMNKFKENGWVRWNPQRGRGKKSMLVFCVPLLEVARERFDHLLDGNRMEDAYELAATLPITMREHLMQQMQQQFGLRSNKGDRGRVDTLRIPRNIPFKTLDPTQTAMWGEVFIVAEVFDCLVRYNAEHQVCEPSLAVAWESHSEGREWTFYLHKGIPFHHGRILDAEDVKFTFDRIISDNSNPCRPLFGSIERIETLDELTVRFVLNKPNFMFPDLMSSMSASILPRDVEMNPLHPIGTGPYRLTRHDSKLLVLEVFPSYFRGRAYIDRVEIWQLPHSGRVESVIKHNIFPDAEPRAVQHEMQGGMYMTFNMQKEGPQHDVNFRRAVQQLLNAKELSQVLGSTNTQAAYSLIRGRVQQPLKVGSDQGEPWKQQSEQPDGSVTPVPELSLETSLARASALLRHSSYQGQSLSLWVEEGEKLEADMVWFAERSRQIGLHINIMQGDPIHAVYQDGFGDCDLIYTGEIFNDHVVLSLVTMYTFQNTLFLIAMNDYWRHELEQECGRVVMIQEPAERLSRLIRLEDRLIQEALLLPTYSFKEEHAHHDSLRDYRLAGYGLPDLRRLWVKRSPGAAEEDTSYPVYIPLW from the coding sequence ATGGACGTATCAGAACATTACATTCAACTGCGAGTAAACTTTCCACATGTGCAAGATGAACAAGAAGTACATACGAAGATAGGTGAACTTGCCGATCTATTATGTTGTACCATGCGCAATATGAACCTCATTATGAACAAATTCAAGGAGAATGGATGGGTCAGGTGGAACCCGCAGCGCGGAAGAGGCAAAAAATCGATGCTGGTATTTTGTGTCCCGTTGCTTGAAGTGGCGCGTGAACGATTTGACCATCTCCTGGATGGGAACAGGATGGAGGACGCCTATGAACTGGCTGCCACCTTGCCAATTACGATGAGAGAACATCTGATGCAGCAAATGCAGCAGCAATTCGGTCTGCGTTCGAATAAAGGGGACAGAGGACGAGTGGATACATTGCGGATTCCACGGAATATCCCTTTTAAGACATTGGATCCCACGCAGACGGCTATGTGGGGAGAAGTTTTTATTGTTGCGGAGGTTTTTGATTGTTTGGTTCGCTATAATGCTGAACACCAGGTCTGTGAACCGAGTCTGGCTGTGGCATGGGAGAGTCATTCGGAGGGGAGGGAATGGACCTTTTATCTGCACAAAGGTATACCATTTCATCATGGCAGAATATTGGATGCAGAGGACGTGAAGTTTACCTTTGATCGCATTATCTCTGACAATAGTAACCCGTGCAGGCCTCTGTTTGGATCTATTGAGCGCATAGAGACGTTGGACGAATTGACTGTACGTTTTGTGTTAAACAAGCCAAACTTCATGTTCCCGGATCTGATGAGCAGTATGTCTGCATCGATCTTGCCGAGAGATGTGGAGATGAATCCGCTCCATCCGATTGGAACAGGACCTTATCGGTTGACGCGGCATGATTCCAAGCTGCTTGTGTTGGAAGTATTCCCTTCCTACTTCCGAGGCCGAGCCTATATTGACCGCGTTGAAATATGGCAACTTCCCCATTCTGGGAGGGTGGAGTCCGTCATCAAGCATAATATATTTCCGGATGCGGAGCCTCGTGCCGTGCAGCATGAGATGCAGGGTGGCATGTATATGACGTTTAATATGCAGAAGGAAGGGCCACAGCATGATGTGAATTTTCGCCGGGCTGTTCAACAGCTATTGAATGCGAAGGAGTTGTCACAAGTGCTCGGAAGCACGAACACGCAGGCTGCCTATAGTCTGATTCGAGGACGAGTACAGCAACCTTTAAAGGTGGGTTCAGATCAAGGGGAGCCATGGAAACAGCAATCGGAACAACCGGATGGTTCGGTCACACCTGTACCTGAACTTTCCTTGGAGACCTCACTGGCGCGGGCCTCAGCATTATTGCGTCATAGCTCTTATCAAGGGCAGAGTTTAAGTCTGTGGGTGGAAGAAGGCGAGAAGCTGGAGGCAGATATGGTCTGGTTTGCAGAGAGAAGTAGACAGATTGGCCTACATATCAACATTATGCAGGGAGATCCGATCCATGCCGTCTATCAAGATGGGTTCGGGGATTGTGATCTGATCTATACAGGAGAAATCTTCAATGATCATGTCGTGCTGAGTCTCGTGACGATGTACACCTTCCAGAACACGTTATTCCTGATTGCGATGAATGATTACTGGAGACATGAACTGGAACAGGAATGTGGACGAGTGGTCATGATCCAGGAACCTGCGGAGCGGTTGAGTAGATTGATTCGGCTAGAAGATCGACTGATTCAGGAGGCGTTACTTCTGCCCACATACAGCTTCAAGGAAGAACACGCCCATCATGATTCGTTGCGAGATTATCGTCTTGCGGGGTATGGTCTGCCTGATCTGCGCAGATTGTGGGTGAAGAGAAGCCCTGGGGCCGCTGAAGAGGATACGAGTTATCCGGTGTATATTCCGTTGTGGTAG
- the alr gene encoding alanine racemase → MQGQYRPTQAEINLDHLCTNVEAFREALPQGMKFLACVKANAYGHGAVETARELERVGVDYLSVAFLDEALELRQHGITIPILVLGYTPPEGIAVAWQHDVTVTLFSREVLDAIRDLDASTFANQLKVHIKIDSGMGRLGLLPGDEALAFIQEVASLNQVMLEGMFTHFARADEEDKTYTLEQYRRFQSVVHALRDQGCSIPIIHTANSAAAIDTPELSYDMVRVGISLYGLYPSAEVNHQVVKLSPVLTLKTKAVLVKTLPPHWGISYGTRYFTQGYERIATLPIGYADGFSRMLTGKAQVLVRGHRVPVVGTICMDQCMVSLQSFAEDAEEIQVGEEVVLIGHQSGGVITADEVASQLGTIAYEVICMMAHRIPRVYTRGGAVVARINPLLTS, encoded by the coding sequence GTGCAAGGACAATATCGGCCGACCCAAGCGGAGATCAATTTGGATCATTTGTGTACTAACGTAGAAGCTTTCCGCGAGGCATTGCCTCAGGGCATGAAATTCCTCGCCTGTGTGAAGGCCAATGCCTATGGACATGGAGCGGTGGAGACGGCTAGGGAACTGGAACGAGTGGGTGTGGATTACTTAAGTGTAGCTTTTCTTGACGAAGCTCTGGAACTGCGACAACATGGGATTACGATTCCAATCCTGGTACTGGGATATACGCCGCCTGAAGGGATCGCTGTTGCATGGCAACATGATGTGACCGTCACACTGTTCAGCAGGGAAGTGCTTGACGCCATTCGAGATCTGGATGCGAGCACATTTGCTAACCAACTGAAGGTCCATATTAAAATCGACAGCGGCATGGGCCGATTAGGTCTGTTGCCTGGCGATGAGGCATTGGCTTTCATTCAGGAAGTAGCTTCGCTCAATCAGGTGATGCTGGAAGGCATGTTTACCCATTTTGCCAGAGCAGATGAAGAAGACAAAACCTATACACTGGAGCAGTATAGACGGTTCCAAAGCGTGGTTCATGCGCTCAGGGATCAGGGATGTTCCATCCCGATTATACATACGGCGAACAGCGCCGCTGCCATTGATACACCGGAATTGTCCTATGATATGGTACGTGTGGGAATAAGCCTGTACGGACTGTATCCTTCGGCTGAGGTGAATCATCAGGTGGTGAAGTTGTCCCCGGTATTGACGCTGAAGACAAAAGCGGTTCTGGTCAAAACACTGCCACCCCATTGGGGGATCAGTTACGGAACCCGTTATTTTACGCAAGGGTATGAACGAATAGCGACCCTACCGATCGGATATGCAGACGGATTCTCCAGAATGCTGACAGGTAAAGCACAAGTGCTTGTACGCGGCCACCGCGTCCCTGTCGTCGGTACAATCTGCATGGATCAGTGTATGGTGTCGTTACAATCTTTCGCGGAAGACGCGGAAGAAATTCAAGTCGGCGAAGAGGTTGTCCTCATCGGTCATCAGTCTGGTGGTGTAATAACTGCAGACGAGGTGGCATCTCAGCTCGGTACGATTGCTTATGAAGTGATCTGCATGATGGCGCACCGCATTCCACGGGTATATACCCGCGGGGGAGCAGTAGTCGCCAGAATCAATCCACTTCTGACATCCTGA
- a CDS encoding type II toxin-antitoxin system PemK/MazF family toxin, with the protein MIVKRGDVFFADLSPVVGSEQGGVRPVLVIQNDIGNRFSPTCIVAAITAQIQKAKLPTHVEIDAAAHGFDRDSVILLEQIRTIDKQRLTDKITHLDEETMKLVNEALQISLGLIDF; encoded by the coding sequence TTGATCGTAAAACGTGGTGACGTTTTTTTTGCGGATCTTTCTCCCGTTGTCGGTTCCGAGCAAGGTGGAGTCAGGCCGGTTCTGGTGATCCAGAATGATATCGGCAACCGGTTCAGTCCAACTTGTATTGTGGCGGCTATCACCGCCCAAATCCAGAAGGCAAAGCTGCCAACGCATGTTGAAATTGATGCGGCGGCACACGGCTTTGACCGGGACTCGGTTATTTTGCTCGAACAAATACGGACGATTGATAAACAGAGGCTGACTGACAAGATTACCCATCTGGACGAGGAGACCATGAAACTGGTCAACGAAGCCTTACAGATCAGCCTTGGTTTAATCGATTTTTAA